One segment of Brassica napus cultivar Da-Ae chromosome C3, Da-Ae, whole genome shotgun sequence DNA contains the following:
- the LOC106385467 gene encoding uncharacterized protein LOC106385467, with amino-acid sequence MEEVNLDLNFGPEPEASLEPATSNVAAGLSDVANEPFNRDSESLRRLRTRLRSSFRRNNSLPALAEFRNPMIESSQLIISSANGAALTAGGERDSEEDSNKCENGSKVMEEEDCVREEKSVGSKGSFYDCYICMDLSKEPVVTNCGHLYCWPCLYRWLEVSVAKECPVCKGEISVKTLTPIYGRGGKIKTESEEVSDTTNKKKIPSRPQARRVERVRRSTLQRPGYVGSEIINRFMTSRRVRAEHNQSSAAVVAPVYEEGSETMSAMSIWREMLRGRTARNQERNNVASVEDRESVSSILGVMNSESQADTAAEIDSMVTVSSSSVGRPHENGSRVSDVDSADSHPLRRRRLA; translated from the coding sequence ATGGAAGAAGTGAACCTGGATTTGAATTTTGGTCCTGAGCCTGAGGCAAGTCTCGAGCCAGCAACGAGTAATGTTGCTGCGGGTTTGTCTGATGTGGCTAACGAACCATTTAACAGAGACTCTGAGTCTCTGAGAAGGCTTAGGACACGGCTCAGGTCAAGTTTCAGACGGAATAACAGTCTCCCAGCTCTTGCGGAGTTTCGTAACCCAATGATAGAATCGAGTCAGTTAATAATCAGTTCTGCAAATGGAGCTGCCTTGACAGCTGGTGGAGAAAGAGACAGCGAGGAGGACTCGAACAAGTGTGAGAATGGGAGCAAAGTgatggaagaagaagactgtGTAAGGGAGGAGAAGAGTGTTGGAAGTAAAGGGAGCTTTTACGATTGTTATATATGTATGGACCTGTCCAAGGAACCAGTTGTGACTAACTGTGGCCATCTTTACTGTTGGCCTTGCCTTTACCGCTGGCTAGAGGTTTCAGTGGCGAAGGAGTGTCCGGTTTGCAAAGGGGAAATATCTGTGAAAACATTAACTCCTATCTATGGCCGTGGAGGAAAAATCAAAACAGAATCTGAAGAGGTTTCAGACACCACCAACAAGAAGAAGATCCCTTCAAGACCCCAAGCAAGGCGGGTTGAGAGAGTGAGGAGGAGTACACTTCAGAGGCCAGGTTATGTAGGGTCGGAGATTATTAACCGGTTTATGACTTCGAGGAGAGTTAGAGCAGAGCATAACCAGTCCAGTGCAGCGGTGGTTGCACCGGTATATGAAGAAGGAAGTGAAACCATGAGTGCTATGTCAATCTGGAGAGAGATGCTGAGAGGGAGAACTGCGAGGAACCAAGAGCGAAACAACGTTGCTAGTGTTGAAGACAGAGAATCGGTCTCAAGCATACTAGGTGTAATGAACTCGGAGAGTCAAGCTGATACTGCGGCTGAGATTGATTCTATGGTGACTGTTTCTAGTTCGTCTGTGGGAAGACCACATGAGAACGGTTCAAGGGTCTCTGACGTTGACAGTGCAGATTCTCATCCattgaggaggaggagattgGCTTAG